agggtgaaaaataaaaaattatatttaaaaaaaatctgctcctggggaagtttgCGTCCAGACTCTTACGTCCAGACGGGTTGGGGGACTgcagcccctcagccctcatAGACAAGATGCTGGCCCTTGCAGAGGATCATGAGCCGTACTTCCTCTTCAGACAGATCTTTCTAgagcagatgccagaggacattcgGCTCCATCTGTCTGAAGAGGATTTCTCCAACCTCTGCAAGGCAGCAACCtgggcagatgccctctggcgaGCTAAGCAGGAGAACGAGGCAGCACTCAGCCAGGTCTCCAAGCCGACGTCCTGTCGTCAGCAAGATTCCCCCAAGGGCAAGCCCAAAGAAGCCCAGTCATTGttgtgcttctaccatcagcgctgggggGGCGGCTAAAGCCTGCGTGCCGCCAGCCCTGCAATTTCCAGGGAAACAGCCAGGCCAaccgccgttgatggctgcgacggttggccacgtgaacagcctcctcCTCTACATCTAAGACAGATCCACAGGCCGCTGGTTCCGAATCAACACAGGGACAGAGCTGAGCGTCCTTCCTCCCACAGCGCTGCAAACACGGACTCGAACCCCCGGTCCAACCCTGCGGACTGCCAATGGCTCTACAATCAAAACCTTTGGCGCAGATCGGGGAAGAGTTCACTTGGAGGTTCGTCCTGGCCTCGGTGAGCACCACGGTGTTGGGGGCTGACTTCCCAAGGgctcacagcctgctggtggATACCACCAGATCTTAGTCCACCCCAACGACATTGGAAAGACCACCATTATAACCCCCTTCAACTCGTTCGAGTTTCTCCGCATGCCATTCGGCCtgaagaacaccgcccagacattccagcacctcatggacacagtgggtagagatttggattttgtctttatctacctagatgacatcatGGTAGCTAGGCGCACTcgcgaagagcacaaggcccatctccttACCCAGTTCTCCCGGCTGGCAGAATTCAGCCTCACagtcaacaaggccaaatgccagttcggaaaACAAactttgcagttcctggggcacaccatcacaGCGTCTGGGGCAGCTCCAGCACCAGAGAAGGTGGCAGCCGTCCAACATTTCCCCAAGCCCTCCTCCctcaaagggctacaggaatttgtggggatggtgaacttttaccatcgattCATCCCCAACGCCACCCGCATCATGTGCCCTCTGCGGTGATAGCGACGAAGGAGAAGACCTTGGCCTgttcgggggggggggcagaCGAGGCTTTCACAGCGATGAACCGGGCCCTCACTGAGGCAACTTTGTTAGTGCACCCGCGCCCGGAAGCACACAAGGCACGATCAGTCGATGCTTCCGCCACGGTGGTCAGAGAGGTGCTCAAACAGTGGTTGGATGAACAGTGGTGCCTGctagcctttttcagcaggcagtTGTGGCCTCCCGAATTCAAATACAGTGCGTTCGActaggagctcctggcgctgtacctggtcATCCGCCATTTTCGATATTTCTTAGAGGGCAGGATTTTTACCATCTTtaccgaccacaagcccctcacccaagcactATTGATGACCAAGGACaggtggtcagccaggcaacagcgccaCCTGTCCTACGTCTCGGAATTCACAACAGACATCTGGCACAGGACAGGTAAGGACAACATAGTCGCTGACGCGCTCTCCTGCCCGGCCATCAACACGCTAGCTCCCGGTCTCGACTACACACAGCTCGCACAGGCCTAACAGAGTGATGCCAaaactcagcaccctctcgcctcCCAGTTGCAATATCTGGTACCCCAGATATCAGCCATTCTCGAGCCAGACTCCAGTTGTCTGGCGCCGGGTGTGAATCCCTCAACCACAATCACCAGCAGCCTGTGTAGGTTTCTTGCCtgcagtcaccaacagcctgtatTCTTCAggcgcagaacccctcactgctcTGCCACCGTAGTCATTGCcctatgggtcatctcctctgcctctTCCTCTCAAACAGGgttttctccctgttttctggtgtcccGCACCAGTCCTCTGCACCTTGGAGTCTGCCACCCCTCAGGTACTGTcacataatttttaaataaaaccaccgtcaactccattcacaggctgtgtggagctgacggcagtcggaCTGCATGGTTGGACCAGTGgaagcgctgtgtctctgctccctgctctccgtgTGCCACACCAGCGgctctggcagcaccaccatttttgaTCTCTATTCCATTCTTGTACCCTCTGCCAAGGCTGGAAATATATTTAAACCCTCTCCTCATTCTTGTGTAACAGACGGAGGTATTTCGAGCCCATTGGATTGCCGCCACAAACAATCCTGCTCTTTGTTAGCATAAAGCACAGTTCCAATTTTTATCAAAaagaaaacacaatctgctggaggaactcagcaggccaggcagcatcagtTAGAATTCCAGAGGTGAGATCTGATCTCAATAATTCACAAATGAGGAAGCGAGACTATTGTTCACCTCATTCACCTTTTACAGAAAGTACATGCATTGTTCAGGTATCCACACTTCACTTAACTGTCAAAGTTCTAGACCTGGTCCAAAGAGTCCCCAGAAACTGTGCCCAGTCGATTGATACCTAGTCAGTAACTGCAAACTATACGCAGTCAGTACATGAATATTATTTTCACGCCTATCTAGGATAATAAATTGTCAACATTGCTTTCAATTGACACTCACTGATCAATACATTTTTCACCAATGCTCAGGTTGTATTTTGCCAGGATTATTCTGCTCCAGACCTCATCACAACCTTAATGCAAACAGGAACCACAGCCACGGCGCTGAATTCCAGAAGTGATGTCTGATGAACAACCGCAGTATTACAAGTCTCCCTTTAACTCCACTTACTAATTCAATCTGGATCTTGCTCAACAataatctgggttttttttttaaaggctgtTCTTTCCTTTCATAGAAGATTGTGTAGATTGAAATTAACACTCTGAATCTTTGCTAAGTGATAATGTTGGTCTGATCTCCATTATCTGGACAGTATTGAATATCTGCCAGAATTTATTTCTTATCACTAATCACTAACTACAAACTTGACAAATTCCATAAAATATGCTATCTTGTAATATTTCAATCAAATCAAGGGTGTGCCCAGAATGAACAACAATCTATCCCCAATCTGGGACCAAGTGCACAACAATTTCTGGATGTTGATTCCACCCATTAAAACTGAAACGCCTTTAACTGCAGGACTGGGGGCAGGGTATTATTTTATTTAACTAACTCTTTGATCACGTGAAGCTGAATTTCTATGTCTTAGTGCCTAAATATGAGTGCCAAACAAATAATTTCTTCTCTTCTGCAATATCAtttgaagcaaaaaaaattatccaaCCTTTTCTACAAATTCAATCCATAACCCACTGGGACAATTACAAAATGAGGTCAAGTTGGCCTGACTATGTCACAATACAAATAATGGCAGTATAAAGGAATAACTCAATAAAATTCCACTTGATTTCAGCAAAAAAGCTGTTCCACAACTCCAAAGAAAATCTTTCAGGAGAAAAGCACAACTTCTGAAAACATTCTGATTAGTTTTCATTCATCTTTGCCACCAATTATCATAGCAGGCACCATTCAATACATTCAGAAAtagttttaaaaaacaaaataattaaacAGTTAAAACATTTGCTGCCACACAAAAgaagacatttttatttgttCATTTATCCACTAGAGGGTGTTGATAACAATAGAATTACAACAGGTTTATGTACATCCAGTGCAGTGCCTTGAGGTTTGTTTTATACAGTGAGCTGAGTACCAACATCTGGCAGTTCGGGAAGTGCGACACTCCTATACAGGCTTACAATTCTTCATCTCTCACATGCAGTTGGAATCTGAATTAAATCACTCAAAGCAAGCCTGAAATCCATTTCTTCAATAGTCAGTCTACGACATCCAGGACAtcaacaactgatgtacttccatcagccactccaatgccttgctgaagaaatgccccttcagggttctccagatgataacctctttctttcaggttattacagagtttctttttgtttctcttattccaagtgaaacattaaacagccagtcctctcttcttgcatgaaccacaagtgcttttaccaggctgtcttacaaatgagctttccataagcttgccagcatgtcctgttccagtcccagctgctgttaccgACTGTAACATTGCAGAATtgatctctgcctctctctctctggtttcaaaaccacatgaccctcctagaacaataAGTTCTAGACAATCTGTGactccagcaagatctttcatctgttgctctttgtaaacaacaatccattggtgaagtctcttgagcactcttcaaagctcttgcaaaagctctgaggccccgatatgtctagcatggggcagagctccagtattttaaataagattggttttaaagtgtttgtaagcAACTTACTCCaagaaacctttcccaatttatctcccaaaaacatatctatatactctgtcacaatacaaaGAAAGTTAATAAAAGAGGCTTTTCTAGCAAAGCATGAACTGGAACGACTCCCAAAGTCAGCAACTCAACACCAAAATGGACAATTCAATACTGGTAGCAGAGGCTCAGCACGGGTACCAAGGGGTGTTCACCATGTGTGCTGAAAATGGGATTCACCATAAAGGCTGGAATCTTGTCACAAGAATCAAAGGGCTCATCACTAGTGGTCAAGGAATCTGGAGTGGGCCTAGATTGTACTTATACTAGGGGCTATTCTCCAATACTAGGCTCTCACAGCCTGGCTCAAGGGACTCACAGCCAGTAAAGAATTTTCACAGCCAGCAATGATTTCTCACAGTCACCATGAAGGCAAATTCGTCTCAAGGCCAGCTGCAGTCAACCAGATTCTCCACTGTTTAAGTCAGAGTTTAAATTTACAGTTTGATCTGACATTCAAATTGATAGGTTGGATTCTTCTCACACGCCAATAATGAGATCAGTACTACCACCCAGAGATCCCATCTCCTTTGAACGTGAACTTCCATTGTCGACGTGCTTTGCCAGTCAGTGCGGTTGAACTTATTCCAGCTGTTAGCAATCAGCTGCAGGTACCGAGTCATGGAAaatcttcccctcctcctccactggGAATGTATGGCTCTCTTCCGTACTCTTCGTAGATTCTTGCTGAGGGAAGTGGATGTTGGACTCAGGAGTTTTAGCAATGGCATCTTTCTGATCTGGGCTGACACAATCACCAGACTCCAGTCCCACATACACTGTGCAAGGGCTCATGATGTAGATGGAACCTGACAGAGAGACAGAAAGTATTTCTGATtagtgagggtgagggagagttCGCTTTAATTTCTACACAGTAATCTTGCATACCAATTTATATTCTTTGGACAAGAGGAGACAAATCCAATTGTGAAGGTAATTGAGAAAATAGATCCAAGAAAGAGATTCCAAGAGAAAAGGGGATTAAATTCATGTGTTAAAAAGTAATATATGAGAAAAGATATTGAGACTCAAGGGATCTGATGGGTAGGTAAGGTTGAGGGATGGGATGTGGGGTTTGAAGAACGACACATGATAAGAGAAATGaacaaaaagaaaaggaagagacCAATGTGGCTGGAACATTCTCACCCTTAGTTTTATTGGATAACAGTAGACGTTTGAAACAGCTCTTGTGGCTGACCAACAAACTGGAGCTGATGAGAATCAGCAGAAAACCCAGGACCAATCCAATGATCAAAAGTAGATTAACCATCTGTTCtgtaacaaacaaacaaaaagatGCATCAAATCTGAGTGCATGAGAGGTCGGTGGGGGTtgggagagtgggaaagagagagaaaggcacACAGGGCTTGCAAAAGGGATTGATAGAAATCCAACGTGTCAGAAGTCTCAGAGGATAGGAGAGAGCCGTGCGTTCCAATGGAGAAGCTAGAGAGGGTCTGATAGCACAGAGACACAGAGCAAGAGAGAAAGAGCGTGTGCAATTTAGAGAAAAACAGCACACAGGGGAAAGTGGGTGCACGTGACAGATAAGTGATTGAAAAACCAAGTATGTGAGATGGTCACATGCACCTTATGACCAACAATGTGACAGAGATAGCTTCAAAGAGAGACTGAGACCGACTGATATAATTGGAGAAGGAGTAGTACAAAAGACAAATGGAGGGGAGAAAGCTAAATGGAGAAAGCAAAACAGTAATGGAAGGAGAAAAAAGGGAGACAGGAACACACATCTGACAAGTCAATCACTGCCGCGCAGTAAACAAAAGGccgagactgagtcactgatctacaggctttttattcacaatggacaaggacctcatctTGTGCCGTGACCTGGGCTTTTTGGGGAAAGTAtaaaaggtcaaaagagggagggccTCAGGTACAGTTACAGGACGAAGCAGAACCGGGTAaacaggaatacagcagttcagcacattcaccccttttttttattgtctttgtgacatggggcacaaagtcttacaGTTAAGCTGGTCTGGTAGCTTAATCATCCGTACTGACCAGTGGAGCACCAGTTGTAGGATTGTGGCTGGGGACACAGTCTCGTCCCGGACCTCCAGCGCTCTGTCGGCCTGCTGGGGGTGTGTCAGCTCGGTGGGAGTGACAAATGGAGGGAGGGTGCAACGGTACATATTGAGTGTCCACAGAAGAGTGGGTATCTCGTCTGTGGCCCCCACATGCACGAGGTCCCAGATGGAGACCATTTCCTTGCACCCATCTGGGTAGGCTACATATACATATTGGGGGTTTGCGTGGAGGAGCTGAACCCTTTCAACCAGGGGGTCAGTTTTATGGCTCCTCACATGTTTTcatagcaggactggccctggggacatcaaccaGGAGAGTAGGGTGGTCCCCGACGCAGACTTCCTGGGGAAAGAGAAAATTCCTTTGAGAGGGGTAGCATTAGTAGCAGTGCATAGTCGAGATCAAGTGGCGTGGTGCGCCTctggaaggacctcctgccagtgagaggcaGGCAGTCCCCTGGACTTTAGGGCAACAAGGATGTCCTTCCACACAGTGCCGTTCTCTTTCTCTACCTGACCATTCCCCAGGGGTTGTaactcatggtcctgctggtggcgatacccctggccagcaggaattGGTGCAGCTTGTCGCTCATAAAcaaggacccccggtcactgtggatgttcGATGGATACCCGAACAGGTTGTGCAGGGCCCCTATGATTGCAATGGTGGTCATTTCAGGGCAGGGGACGGCAAAGGGGAACCGCAAATGCTTGTCAATAACCATGAGGAAGTATGCATTGtggttggtggaggggaagggacccttgaagtccatgctcagATGTTCAAAGGGGCATGTGGCTTTTACCAGGTGCGCCCTGTCCAGTTGGTAGAAGTGCcgcttgcactctgcacagaccctgcagtcacTGCTCATGTCTCTGACATCCCCAATAGAGTATGGCAGATTCCGAGatttgataaagtgaaaaaaTCTCATGacaccagggtggcagaggtcattgtggagggctttGAGGCAATCCATCTGTGCGCTAGCACATGTCCCTCGTGACAGGGCATCTGagggctcattgagtttccccagatggtacaggatgtcataattgtaggtggagagctcaatcctccatCTCAAAATTTAATGGTTCTTTATCTTACCCCGCTgtttattgttgaacatgaaagccacggCCCATTAGTCCATGAGCAGGGTAAAATGTCTGCCGGCCAGCTAGTACCTTCACTGCCATACTGCCTCAACTACCACCTGAACCTTCTCTGTAGAGGAGTGTCAGACTTCAGGGCCTTGGAAGGTGCAGGAGAAAAAGGTAACGGGGCGGCCTACCTGATTAAGGGTGGCAGCCAGGGCGAACTCGGATGGCTCATTCTCCACCTGGAAAAGGGGAAGATTCATCTACCACATACATTGCGGCTTTTGTGATGTCCTCCTTTATGCGGCAGAAAGCTGCTCATGCTTCATTTgtaagggggaaggaggtggacctgataagggggtgggctttatccaCATCATTTGGAACCCACTGGGTGTAATAAGAAAAGAATCCtcggcaccttttcagggccttgagactggggggaagggggaggtccaGCAGAGGCCACATGCAGTCGGGGTTGGGACCAATGACCCCATTCTCCACGACGTGCTGAAAACACATGTCCTtattgtaggtcaggttcaggTGTTTGACGGAGgtaaggaatttctggaggttcacGTCATGGTCTTGCAGGTGGCGTGCAAGTCGTTTTGATCTaccatccagtccatctcccattgGAAGATGGAAACGCCTTTGGTGGCACCAAAGGGGgccctgaggaaatggtagaggcggcTGTCTGCCTcgaaggggagaaagagagaagctGTATTGACTTACTGGTTCCTTTGTGTGACGGAAGTGCAGTGGATAATGTCAGGTGATCTACCCTTGGAGTGGTCAAGTGGATGAGAACTCTGATTGGTGAAGATGTGGATACCTTGAACTGGTTCCATTTGTTTGTGCTGAACTGTAGGATGCTGGTTACTAAGTGGATAGGTTTGTCGCACACTGCATCTTCAGTTGCTGTGCCATTTTTTATCAATTTGATGCATCTTAAAAAAGTCAAAGAGAAAAGTTCTGTTAGTAAATGGAATTATGTGGCAAACTTTACCCTCGAACAGCATATCATGGTTCTGAATTGGATATTGAATGTTGGATATCCAGAACCTGGAGAAATGTTGAGTCAAGGCTTGTAGGATTAGACTAAGCAGGCAACACACTGCAACTACTCATGGAGATGGCAGGGATGGTGCAAGGGGGTGGAGGATTAGAGACATTAATAATGCTCCACATATTGTATAAACCAACCAAGGGTCAGACTTCACCGAATATATGAACCTTCCCACTCTACTTTCTACGTGCCTTTTCCAAAATGATGCGCATAATCAGAATTCTTTTTCTATTTACATTATTTCATAATGATCAAAATGTTAGAATATTTGTAAATACTTCAGCCAAATAACCAGTTGATTTGTTTAAGTGACACTGCTAACTACCTGCTTCTCCCAGCCCCAACGAGATGTGCAAGGCAAGTTATTTTTTGGTAGATGCTgggaggggagatgatagaaaCAGATATTTAAGGGATAGGTGACCAGGCAGGGAACAGAGGAATTATGGACCTCGTGAAGGTATATGGGAtgagtttaaatttaatttttttaaaactttatttacagcatgatagaagccaattctggatatttgacccatgctgcccaatcacacccaattaacattttgaagagtgggaggaaactgaagaacctggaggaaacccacacagacacagggagaacgtacaaactccctacagacagcgccagatttgtaTCCGTGTCGTTAATCACTATTCTAACTGTGGTGCCTTTCTTTGGAAGTTTAGATTGACTGTGGCATGGTCCAATATGGTGGATCGAAGGATAAATGTACCGGCGTGTAAcagggtggcacgggcttgtgggccgaaagaatctgttatgtctaaattttaacttttaaaagttaaatttaataTTAGAAGGGCCATTTCTGCACTGTACCATGATCTGCGTAATATTTGCTCTGGATGCACTGAAACACTGTGAGCTGTTGTCATTACACAGTTATTGAAAGGACAGAGAAGAACAATTAACATGCTGGACAGGGTGGAAGGCCAAGATTATATAAATTGCAAATGTTTTCACCAGGAAAGAGGATGAGGAGTAGCATGGCTATTATTCAATAGGGAATGGATAATACTAGTTATGATCTTGTCCAGAACAAAGGAGGGTTGGCATCAGAAACAAAATGATACCAAGTCAATGGTCATTATTGGAACTGTCTCTCTGGGGAGACCAGAGACACTGAAACAACAACAAATATTGAACATGCAGGTGTAAATTAGAACTAGTTTTGGACAGAGTGCAGTGTGCAGAATGGTGAGGAGGATAGGCAGGATGGGAGTAACTTAAGTTCATTATGTTTCCTTTGGCTGCTGAGACTGCAATGCTTATATCACTAACATTGCAAATTTTACACATTAATACATTAACATTGTGTCAACAatttcttcctccatcacccaccGGACGACTTGCACCTCTGGGAAGGAGCAGCAGGTGATTTTGGACAAAAGGATCCCATCATtctccactgctgctttcagcaCTTTATTCCAAATCTGCTGTGCAGATCCACGATAGAGACTTGTTACAATGGTAAGTCTCAACGACTCAACCACAGTTGTGCCTGCCAGTCAGTGGAAAGAGCATTCAATGAACCCTTATTTCATAGTTgtaatagtacagacctatcaccaatgtatatagttacagtatctagactgtaatgactgtgcttacagcgattggctgagagcttagccacgcctactgtctcggccttaaagggttgtgtccctagccaggtcggatcattccggactggtcggccacctgtgaagagctcctgtcttttgctaataaaagccttggtttggatcaacaagtctttggttctttcgatgagttCTACAATAGTGTCCAGTAAGTCTGGTGTTCCTTATCCAAGCAACCACTCCTAAAAGTGTTGGAGTCAGGCAGTCTGATTTTCAACACTCTTGAAGACAACTCAGGTCCAAAGTGTCAACTGccctttgctttctatggatgctgtgtgatgttctgagtttctccagcacttctgtgtactgcactagacctcagcatctgccaatttcttgtttacattcCCAAAGAATATTAACCCTCTCTGCCAGAGGTTCAGGGGTGGTGATCAGGAACATAAGAAGAGAGAATTGAAACTAATCATAGCATCTATTGTAAACTGAAAGTAGCACATCAGCAAAGAGTCACCTTGAATTCCAATCCTGTTGTGTTCTTTGCTCCTTATTTCTGCAaggtccccctctccccttctgtcACAGACCTCTAAACTGTGATCCAAATAGAAGTGAAGCAATTCACTGCAACTGACCAATAACCCACACTCACTTAGCATGCGGCTTGCACTTGGTAGAAACAGACTTCACATCAGAGAATGTGCCTGAAGGGCAGGGACTGCAAACATTGTCCACTGCAGAGGTTCCTGGTGATAAAGCacaaaggaaatcaggagaagGGCAATCATTGCCTGAACTTAAATTGCTGAGATAACAATAAACTCAGCAGAAAAATAATGTTACGTGGAAgttttatcttttaaatttaaatttaggcatactgcacggaaacaggccacttcggcccatgagcccaattaacctataacccccggtacgtttcaaatggtgggagtaaaccagagcccctcgaagaaacccacgcagacacagagagaacatacaaactccttacagatagcatgcaattcaaaccccggtcctgattgctggtgttgtaatagtatCCGTGTCGTTAATCACTATTCTAATTGTGGCACCTTTCTTTGGAAGTTTAGATTGACTGTGGCATGGTCCAATATGGTGGATCGAAGGATAAATGTACCGGCGTGTAACAGGGTAACCGTGCCGCCCAAAACTTTTGATAAAAAGAGCAGAATTTGTCTGGAGACAGGCATCGGTTCCCAGTGATTCAAGGATGAAGTTCTCTTCCCTCAGCTtgaactgaaataaatatttcccaAATATTATAAACCATAATCCAATAATTCCCTATAGTTCCTACAGAGTTATCTGACAGGACATCACTGTCGAGTACATGGACTGATTTGGGACTGGTATATTCCTATATCAACCCAAGCTACTGAGTAATTTCTAGCTCTATTCTCTACCAGTAAACAAGAAATTTACTACAATAAAATCCCagtaatctggaattcaagcaactgacagcctaaagcaactggcaaaaaaaatgtggaaaataaataggtaaaaaatacaggagtattagttcaccaatcaccaaacattagttcaccaatcacacagcaTGCAAACTCAAGCAAccgaaaaattcacttatccggcatctaccaatcctcataggttcCAGATACTGTACTTTGATTTAGCAAGTTTGATTCCTTGTGGATGGGACATCTGAAACTGTATTACGTCCTTATGTCATCCATCTATCAATTACTTCCCCATGCAGTCTAAACATCTTCTTTCTTCAGAGTTCAAATTTATCAAATTGCACTTTCCCCACAAAGTACAGGAACGCCCCCTCCCCACACTTGTTAAGACTTGGACCTAGATTTCCGCACCTGCTTCAGTCAGGAATTCTCCAGCATTGCAAAGGCTGTGTTCAACACACTGTACACAGTAGTTAAGAGTCTGAGTTTTACAGAACATTCCAGGCTTACACTGGCAGATCTGTCTTGTCGTTCGAGTACAGTTTTGAACTTGTCGCAGAGCTAAATGCAAGAAGACATCAAGAAAAAGGTAACAAATTAATCACATTCCTGGAATGTTGGACCTATCCTCTTGGTCTCCAATAAATCAGAACTTGTTTCAAATTCATCCTTCCCCTTATTCTTTCACACCCTCCACACTGTCAAATATGTTTCCAGGAGAAAATTCTGCACATTCATGTAAGTGGAATTCAAATTTGGAGAGGGCTTCAAATGGACATTGTTTTCACCCACAACCACAATAGACCCAGTTTTAAATAAACAGCAAGTATAGAGAAATCAAGACGATAGCATGGCTTATAGCTGCTGTAACAGTGGTGTTCTGCTACTCGACTCTTCCACAGGGTTCTACTGCCTGGCTATTCCATctgaaaatccatgcagatataCTGCCTATAGAACGGGGCTGGCAAGGTTTTCCTGACATCAAACATTCAGGGAGACTGCGGCATCTGAAACTCTGGGATAACAGCAGGGCACCAGAGAGGAGGAACATCCCCTCCCCTGCTGAGGAAAAGGCTGGGAGAGGAAACGTCACAgtagaccacagcagcagaccagcgtgCAGCTTGGCAGCTAAAGGCCTCACACCAGGCCATGGGCTGTTGTCGACAGGCTTCTGGGAACCAAGTATTAGGACCGAGATCTATGAGGGTGTTGATGGTGACCAGGGCTCCCAAAAGGCCTCGGGGATTGACagccttggggggaggggggttctgaAACAAGGGCTTGGGAGGGTGAGTTGGAAGCTTGTGTTTACCACTGAGTTGGACAGGAGGCTCTGCAGCATCGGAGGAGGTACCGGACTCGTAGATACTTGATGTCTCAGAaaggactttcttttgttttctttcccatcTTTATAGGGCAAACAAAGTTTGTATACATGACTGTTAAGGAATCTTGAGAGACCCTGGCTGATCATTCCATCCCCATCTAAATTACTGGGGGAagttgaatcccatgttacatcCGAGTTGAATCTCCTGACGTTCTGGTCTGCATGATAAATT
Above is a genomic segment from Narcine bancroftii isolate sNarBan1 chromosome 2, sNarBan1.hap1, whole genome shotgun sequence containing:
- the LOC138752973 gene encoding tumor necrosis factor receptor superfamily member 1B-like translates to MQHRKQALLAHEPMVPKCPTDFMDVDYHKQAAVVFTKCSNPLDQNGKTCQENEYYNSKVNRCCSNCPPGEYRKSTCTSKKDTVCRTCPFNTYKEEWSNSYECTRCVGTCQDPLRQVQNCTRTTRQICQCKPGMFCKTQTLNYCVQCVEHSLCNAGEFLTEAGTSAVDNVCSPCPSGTFSDVKSVSTKCKPHAKCIKLIKNGTATEDAVCDKPIHLVTSILQFSTNKWNQFKVSTSSPIRVLIHLTTPRVDHLTLSTALPSHKGTSKSIQLLSFSPSRQTAASTISSGPPLVPPKAFPSSNGRWTGW